Proteins from one Hylaeus volcanicus isolate JK05 unplaced genomic scaffold, UHH_iyHylVolc1.0_haploid 12186, whole genome shotgun sequence genomic window:
- the LOC128882797 gene encoding uncharacterized protein LOC128882797, which translates to MREKTYPTTQVKIEDLMHSEFPTTIENDFILQPKSCREKSTEIETAECTGTKFTKISEIGLFMVLEIYDTYNNNSDIELDKIPKNMKCSFLAKSYILRRVIIFKLPAHTRKFDKNTVGHFTAVVFHNNT; encoded by the exons ATGCGGGAAAAAACATATCCTACTACTCAGGTTAAAATAGAAGACTTAATGCATTCTGAATTTCCAAcaacaattgaaaatgattttatattacaacCAAAGTCTTGTCGTGAAAAGAGTACAGAAATAGAAACAGCAGAATGCACGGGTACTAAGTTTaccaaaatttcagaaattg GTTTATTTATGGTATTGGAAATATATGATACGTACAACAACAACTCTGATATAGAATTGGAcaaaattcctaaaaatatgaaatgttcatttttggCAAAGTCATACATTTTACGAagagtaataatttttaaattaccggcacatacaagaaaatttgacaaaaatacTGTTGGACATTTCACAGCAGTAGTATTTCACAACAATACATAG